In one Magallana gigas chromosome 9, xbMagGiga1.1, whole genome shotgun sequence genomic region, the following are encoded:
- the LOC117685186 gene encoding N-lysine methyltransferase KMT5A has translation MAAYSRGKIAKQRISPKREAEFMCRSGLDCDALKVELINRRIGYGVFATQNFPKGSFLVEYVGERIVPKEAEEREKKRKIKHTSYIFYFKWNGLKCIDATNTERKGKYIKDEEVGSPLNNCVMRLLVTENYPRLCLFANRDIKAGEELRYDYGEANLPWRHIHLMIIHLMITHLMSTRTVRRTMKKLLILKQRVKKKLMMIPTLHPLWKFHVKVKS, from the exons ATGGCAGCTTATTCAAGGGGGAAAATTGCA AAACAACGAATAAGCCCTAAAAGAGAGGCAGAATTTATGTGCCGTTCTGGACTGGACTGTGATGCATTAAAAGTTGAATTGATCAACAGAAGAATTG gaTATGGGGTTTTTGCAACTCAAAATTTTCCAAAAGGAAGCTTTTTGGTAGAATATGTTGGAGAGAGAATTGTGCCCAAGGAAGCAGAAGAAAGAGAAAAGAAGcgcaaaataaaacatactagTTATATCTTTTACTTTAAGTGGAATGGTCTGAAGTG CATTGATGCAACTAACACTGAAAGAAAGGGGAAGTATATAAAGGACGAGGAAGTCGGAAGTCCGTTGAATAACTGTGTTATGCGCCTTTTGGTTACCGAGAATTATCCAAGGCTCTGCCTCTTTGCAAATAGAGATATTAAAGCTGGAGAagagttaagatatgattaTGGGGAAGCCAACCTACCTTGGCGACAC ATTCACCTGATGATAATCCATTTGATGATAACCCATTTGATGTCAACCAGGACAGTGAGGAGAACAATGAAG AAACTATTGATACTGAAACAGAGAGTGAAAAAGAAGTTGATGATGATTCCAACACTGCATCCCCTATGGAAG TTCCATGTAAAAGTAAAAAGCTAA